Below is a window of Procambarus clarkii isolate CNS0578487 chromosome 43, FALCON_Pclarkii_2.0, whole genome shotgun sequence DNA.
ggttattaaggcctatcaatctctggagggttattaaggcctatcaacctctggagggttattaatgcttatcaatctctggagggttattaaggcctatcaatctctggagggttattaaggcctatcaacctctggagggttattaatgcctatcaatctctggagggttattaaggcctatcaacctctggagggttattaaggcctatcaacctctggagggttattaatgcctatcaatctctggagggttattaaggcctatcaacctctggagggttattaaggcctatcaacctctggagggttattaatgcctatcaatctctggagggttattaaggcctatcaacctccggagggttattaaggcctatcaacctctgggggttattaaggccaatcaacctctggagggttattaatacctatcaatctctggagggttattaaggcctatcaacctctggagggttattaaggcctatcaacctctgggggttattaaggcctatcaatctctggagggttattaaggcctatcaacctctggagggttattaatgcctatcaatctctggagggttattaaggcctatcaacctctggagggttattaaggcctatcaacctctgggggttattaaggcctatcaacctctgggagttattaaggcctatcaacctctggaggttattaaggcctatcaacctcttggggttattaaggcctatcaacctctggaggttattaaggcctatcaacctcttggggttattaaggcctatcaacctctggaggttattaaggcctatcaacctctggaggttattaaggcctatcaacctctgggggttattaaggcctatcaacctctcgagggttattaaggcctatcaacctctgggggtaattaaggcctatcaacctctggaggttattaaggcctatcaacctctgggggttattaaggcctatcaacctctgggggttattaaggcctatcaacctctgggggttattaaggcctatcaacctctgggggttattaaggcctatcaacctctgggggttattaaggcctatcaacctctggaggttaTTAaggctatcaacctctggagggttattaaggcctatcaacctctgggggttattaaggcctatcaacctctgggggttattaaggccaatcaacctctggaggggttattaaggcctatcaacctctggaggggttattaaggcctatcaacctctgggggttattaaagcctatcaacctctggaggggttattaaggcctatcaacctctgggggttattaaggcctatcaacctctatgggttattaaggcctatcaacctctgggggttattaaggcctatcaacctctggagggttattaaggcctatcaacctctggaggggttattaaggcctatcaacctctggaggggttattaaggcctatcaacctcttggggttattaaggcctatcaacctctggaggttattaaggcctatcaacctcttggggttattaaggcctatcaacctctggaggttattaaggcctatcaacctctggaggttattaaggcctatcaacctctgggggttattaaggcctatcaacctctcgagggttattaagacctatcaacctctggggggttattaaggcctatcaacctctggaggttattaaggcctatcaacctctgggggttattaaggcctatcaacctctgggggttattaaggcctatcaacctctgggggttattaaggcctatcaacctctgggggttattaaggcctatcaacctctggaggttatttaggcctatcaacctctggagggttattaaggcctatcaacctctgggggttattaaggcctatcaacctctgggggttattaaggccaatcaacctctggaggggtattaaggcctatcaacctctgggggttattaaagcctatcaacctctggagggattattaaggcctatcaacctctgggggttattaaggcctatcaacctctatgggttattaaggcctatcaacctctgaagggttattaaggcctatcaacctctggagggttattaaggcctatcaacctctggagggttattaaggccaatcaacctctggaggggttattaaggcctatcaacctctggagggttattaaggcctatcaacctctggagggttattaagtagTTTACCATCCCACCAGAAAGTACACTAAAGTCAACTCTGGTCGTATACAGACCGAGAAGCAGGGTATACACACCTCGGTGTGTATACCCCTGGCACACTACACGTCAAAACACAGCTAATGTCTCCGGATTGTTCATGACCACGACCCGGTAATGGTGGCGGCCCCCAGGGGCTCTGTGGCGGTCCCCAGGGGCGCTGTGGCGGCCCCCAATGGCGCTGTGGCGGTCCCCAGGGGCGCTGTGCCGGCCCCCAGGGGCGCTGTGGCGGTCCCCAGGGGCGCTGTGGCGGTCCCCAGGGGCGCTGTGGCGGTCCCCAGGGGCGCTGTGGCGGTCCCCAGGGGCGCTGTGGCGGTCCCCAGGGGCGCTGTGGCGGTCCCCAGGGGCGCTGTGGCGGTCCCCAGGGGTGCTGTGGCGGTCCCCAGGGGCGCTGTGGCGGTCCCCAGGGGCGCTGTGGCGGTCCCCAGGGGCGCTGTGGCGGTCCCCAGGGGCGCTGTGGCGGTCCCCA
It encodes the following:
- the LOC123755674 gene encoding glycine, alanine and asparagine-rich protein-like; this translates as MAVLKEELCTRQVSVPALTAALRAALRAAVTAALRAALTAALRAAVTAALRAALTAALRAAVTAALRAALTAALAVALAVALTAALRAALTAAMRAALTAALRAALTTPLSIALDRGRRGQARICCWWRECSAPGDRHSAPGDRHSAPGDRHSAPGDRHSAPGDRHSTPGDRHSAPGDRHSAPGDRHSAPGDRHSAPGDRHSAPGDRHSAPGDRHSAPGGRHSAPGDRHSAIGGRHSAPGDRHRAPGGRHHYRVVVMNNPETLAVF